One stretch of Gadus chalcogrammus isolate NIFS_2021 chromosome 14, NIFS_Gcha_1.0, whole genome shotgun sequence DNA includes these proteins:
- the lims1 gene encoding LIM and senescent cell antigen-like-containing domain protein 1: MLGVVGMTGGSMANALANAACERCKSGFAPAEKIVNSNGELYHEQCFVCAQCFQQFPEGLFYEFEGRKYCEHDFQMLFAPCCHQCGEFIIGRVIKAMNNSWHPDCFCCNICQAVLADVGFVKNAGRHLCRPCHNREKARGLGKYICQKCHAIIEEQPLIFKNDPYHPDHFNCSNCSKELTAEARELKGELYCLPCHDKMGVPICGACRRPIEGRVVNAMGKQWHVEHFVCAKCEKPFLGHRHYERKGLAYCETHYNQLFGDVCYHCNRVIEGDVVSALNKAWCVSCFSCSTCNTKLTLKNKFVEFDMKPVCKKCYEKFPLELKKRLKKLAEAVGRK, encoded by the exons catgGCTAACGCCCTGGCCAACGCAGCGTGCGAGCGCTGCAAGAGTGGCTTTGCTCCTGCGGAGAAGATTGTGAACAGCAATGGAGAGCTGTACCATGAGCAGTGCTTCGTCTGCGCTCAGTGCTTCCAGCAGTTCCCAGAGGGACTCTTCTATgag ttTGAAGGCAGGAAGTACTGCGAGCACGACTTCCAGATGCTGTTCGCCCCCTGCTGTCATCAGTGTG GGGAGTTCATCATCGGCCGTGTGATCAAAGCCATGAACAACAGCTGGCACCCTGACTGTTTCTGCTGTAACATCTGCCAGGCAGTGCTCGCTGACGTGGGCTTTGTCAAGAATGCTGGCAG ACACCTGTGTCGTCCCTGCCACAACCGAGAGAAGGCTCGTGGCCTTGGGAAGTACATCTGTCAGAAGTGCCATGCCATCATCGAGGAGCAGCCTCTCATCTTCAAGAATGACCCCTACCACCCTGACCACTTCAACTGCAGCAACTGCAG TAAGGAGCTGACAGCCGAGGCAAGGGAGCTGAAGGGTGAGCTGTACTGTCTGCCCTGCCACGACAAGATGGGGGTCCCGATCTGTGGTGCCTGCAGAAGACCCATCGAGGGTCGCGTGGTCAACGCCATGGGCAAGCAGTGGCACGTGGAG CACTTTGTGTGTGCCAAGTGTGAGAAGCCCTTCCTGGGTCACCGCCACTATGAGAGGAAGGGGCTGGCCTACTGTGAGACCCATTACAACCAG CTGTTTGGTGATGTTTGCTACCACTGCAACCGTGTGATCGAAGGCGACG TGGTCTCAGCCCTCAACAAGGCCTGGTGCGTCAGCTgcttctcctgctccacctgcaACACCAAACTCACCCTCAA GAACAAGTTTGTGGAATTTGACATGAAGCCGGTATGTAAGAAATGTTATGAGAAGTTTCCTCTGGAGCTCAAGAAGAGGCTGAAGAAGCTGGCTGAGGCGGTGGGCAGAAAGTAA